One window of the Zea mays cultivar B73 chromosome 3, Zm-B73-REFERENCE-NAM-5.0, whole genome shotgun sequence genome contains the following:
- the LOC100502303 gene encoding uncharacterized protein isoform X8, whose translation MDLAGMKRRELQALCKRHGLPAGGTNADLVGRLDAVLSGPAVVEEEVAGVPARKGCLKQTGGGATEAKKVTFGAEVGKARRLRSRVIWSPVVAKTRGKSARAGTDSAAEDGISADVGADVPVRRSRRNSFNPAEAEEAGEAVAVDRKPKRKNQENDEGVAVIAQARVTRRSNLEWSATVLPPAVEKKRGRQNAAESDVQKSALVEVTARTTRSRSIVPVVVPPTVVENKRRKTGDPQTTVELTMLSDVPRSDFPATRSLRNKIVHVNNSVVDETHTTRQLENKMRPSTRRHQQVASSPEDKGQKIPATSKSPLLRWSRRNYSEANSANSVNIKLAKDSSTAQPLAHHNSHSEDLEKQPAVKEPIKRSTRKSIALAALEKEKDVIEGKNPEAHVRRSTRKSVVQVKDTKSIVEETQYANSEDVAKQPATKGPARGLRRKSVITELHEKEKSLIAEKNMETDEAILTRKPVIPVKNIKAVGEGIQIGKGKDVDKQFVVKQPTRRSSRKSVLPDMLENNSGLLAPKMNAEMNVRRSTRKSVLPDMHNEKQDHHKMARNENLQSGKYQDGEKQQKVKDSIRQSRRSIATVLLEGQNNDEGKKFKNPTRRTTHKSHALNAVEEVSMDHIEVGEEGLKLRKRSRFLLEISSSANVSWKHQNAQISNEKDNTEGSQQASNCTTSKRRSSKKRRTTAPEEVMPFKVANDDIVIMEETKDTLEYNNESSSKVQEICQVNAAREEFSSGPLLVTVAPSDEICTVQSVAVVIPGSESGDDANQSSDKSKQPQEHSVTQTVDDHLSETRSGKLDQSTCITGLVSDNCVVSEDKTLMSEDREEQSPVSGEQRVSLEANANEPEEKNLANVTSTDLHTKSLQHDIDRIAKETDKDVLSLVFPIEEHEEKYGVSPIAVEKCVCREASACESARKPLTVIFSNNLHTKHLQHDCDVLIKETGEEVLAQENCNDQPVPAQTDQEIKLNDELADPDVLAQENCNDQPVPAQTDLEIKLHDELADPDHEEQSPVSGERRVSLEANANEPEEKNLANVISIDLHTKSLQHDNGRIAEETDKDVLSFVFPIEEHEEKYAVSPIAVEKSFRQEASAIESAGKPLTVIFSNDLHTKHLQHDCDVLIKETGEEVLAQENCNDQPVPAQTDLEIKLNDELADPDVLAQENCNDQPVPANEPEEKNLANVISTDLHTKTLQHDNDRIAEETDKDHEEQSNVFGERRVSLEANANEPEEKNLANVISTDLHTKTLQHDNDRIAEETDKDHEEQSNVSGERRVSLEANANEPEEKNLANVISTDLHTKTLQHDNDRIAEETDKDVSSLVFPIEEHEEKYAVSPIAVEKSVSREASACESAGKPLTVIFSNDLHTKHLQHDCDVLIKETGEDVLAQENCNDQPVPAQTDLEMKLNDELADPEVLAQENCNDQPVLAQTDLETKLNDELADLAMESGCSITERNEGLVAHNLDQEGFLEATPECKQECGLPEETVISSKETGSLLCADQSPIGLESLFSQESIVESVGHCALASATTHTENGFDDSKDCHNKSALENVHVPEPCSHNDTKGGIFKNVDCMHTSQRDDRMEGVPEANTDEEHVLSAFLLDANHLNVVINSEEVVCEGEDSKELLHSEDCKASSEKTDVNDGNVYGISDAVVRCALHAPADDNYEIFLGPNTDVPRQVYNDGCSDVKEDRFASKPWTIDIIEDASVKERSNLKDWQLDSKLEGTEIVESGLYFNKDIGNILHSGSIGEITPSGSGLSKDSSVDYRGEVLDGFSMEASLERSSTRGEQNGCRLDAIENPSITLATSGYKHEGALSEEAVYTKKNYAGTCLSNPRELIMELQSHFSKENINESDPHDSLVFPTAENSADEQLVKVHHGSNLSQLGLTDLLDGPIGCSNTDVLCQCDNHKNQSNEDKVEEVEAVSAAKYIESEVVLLPSQERSNLNNEQLNTKLESPNIMGSCLNCDNDVCNTSDNGSVFVIGKRTPSASGLPEDYPKDSDLQQPVLDSFSVVSSFQDNISGKKTVSGVAGSEILSLSLATPDYKHEDGFSEEAVCRTKNYTGTSSVDPRHLDMEGHSIYSEGDTYQGPCQDLGRHEEQESCMSIPMQAKESGGVLRSSHTKGSVTAAQIDLAGDAHLIVSDNAAAKQVFSEEKEETKSISSSDIDILHEKSYSSGHDDHAACAAETQFYHPQKASISDGLHLGPSSLQVESLDALDSDILYVNTGVLEQHHKEGYYEPSVYQITSGICTMSEAEPFEVLETGKDVKTPSKLDEQLNPGLDGDEAEKHSLDCGTDTSPVMSKRTLSSPGSGPCQQYVNESTTSTQSTDNHPNDLPAPRSPEQSACFQNDNDSGSVGICQSSRRRGIDELCGKLQSFKVSSAVKGSYVAMGAPRPKPGDSTSRSAAALLRNIENTTAVKAGRPPVKPNADGKDSSRRALQPISGRPDSR comes from the exons TCATATGGTCGCCGGTCGTTGCCAAGACAAGGGGGAAGTCTGCTCGAGCCGGTACTGATTCTGCTGCTGAAGACGGTATTTCTGCAGATGTGGGCGCTGATGTCCCAGTGAGGCGGTCCAGGAGGAATTCGTTCAATCCTGCCGAGGCTGAGGAAGCAGGAGAGGCTGTTGCTGTTGACAGGAAGCCCAAGCGCAAGAATCAGGAGAATGACGAGGGCGTTGCTGTTATCGCTCAGGCTAGAGTTACGAGAAGGTCAAATTTGGAGTGGTCTGCTACTGTATTGCCTCCTGCTGTTGAGAAGAAGAGAGGGAGGCAGAATGCAGCTGAGTCTGATGTGCAGAAGTCCGCTCTGGTGGAAGTAACAGCTAGGACTACAAGGTCTCGCTCAATCGTACCTGTTGTGGTGCCACCCACTGTGGTTGAGAACAAGAGGAGGAAGACTGGAGATCCACAAACAACTGTAGAGTTGACTATGCTTTCAGATGTGCCCAGAAGTGATTTTCCTGCCACCAGGTCTTTAAGGAACAAAATTGTCCACGTTAACAACAGCGTCGTGGACGAAACTCACACTACCAGGCAGTTGGAAAACAAGATGCGTCCGTCTACTCGTAGGCATCAACAGGTTGCATCTTCTCCGGAGGATAAAGGTCAAAAAATTCCTGCTACCAGTAAGTCCCCTCTACTGAGGTGGTCACGGAGAAACTATTCTGAGGCCAATAGTGCAAATTCAGTAAACATCAAATTGGCCAAAGACTCGAGCACAGCTCAGCCATTGGCACACCATAATTCTCATTCTGAAGATTTGGAGAAACAACCAGCAGTTAAAGAACCAATTAAACGGTCAACACGTAAATCTATTGCTTTGGCTGCACTTGAGAAAGAGAAGGATGTAATTGAAGGAAAGAACCCTGAAGCACATGTTAGGCGATCAACGAGGAAATCAGTTGTGCAGGTTAAAGATACCAAAAGTATTGTTGAAGAGACTCAATATGCTAACAGTGAAGATGTGGCGAAGCAACCAGCAACTAAAGGACCTGCTAGGGGGCTGAGACGTAAATCTGTTATCACAGAATTGCATGAGAAAGAGAAGAGTCTCATTGCCGAAAAGAACATGGAAACAGATGAAGCGATATTAACGCGGAAGCCTGTAATCCCAGTTAaaaatattaaagctgttggtgaAGGAATTCAAATTGGTAAGGGCAAAGATGTGGATAAACAATTTGTTGTGAAGCAACCTACTAGGCGATCATCGCGCAAATCTGTGCTGCCTGATATGCTTGAGAATAATAGTGGACTTCTAGCACCCAAAATGAATGCTGAGATGAATGTTAGGAGATCAACACGGAAGTCTGTTCTTCCTGACATGCATAATGAGAAGCAAGATCACCATAAAATGGCTAGAAATGAGAACTTGCAAAGTGGTAAATATCAAGATGGTGAGAAGCAACAGAAAGTAAAAGATTCTATTAGGCAATCAAGGAGATCTATCGCTACAGTGCTACTTGAGGGACAAAATAATGATGAAGGAAAAAAGTTCAAAAATCCTACGAGGAGGACAACACACAAATCTCATGCCCTTAATGCAGTTGAAGAGGTCAGCATGGATCACATTGAAGTTGGTGAAGAAGGCTTGAAATTGAGGAAGCGCAGTAGGTTTTTGCTGGAAATATCATCTTCAGCTAATGTTTCCTGGAAGCATCAGAATGCACAGATCTCTAATGAAAAAGATAACACAGAAGGATCGCAGCAGGCATCAAATTGCACAACTTCAAAGAGAAGGTCTTCAAAGAAGAGACGAACAACTGCTCCAGAAGAAGTGATGCCTTTCAAGGTGGCAAATGATGACATAGTTATCATGGAAGAAACAAAGGACACACTTGAATATAATAATGAGTCTAGTAGTAAAGTTCAAGAAATTTGTCAGGTTAATGCTGCAAGAGAAGAGTTCTCTTCAGGTCCATTGCTTGTAACAGTAGCTCCTAGTGACGAAATTTGCACAGTGCAGAGTGTAGCTGTGGTGATACCTGGGTCAGAATCTGGTGACGATGCAAATCAAAGTTCTGATAAGAGTAAGCAACCTCAGGAACATTCTGTCACTCAAACTGTTGATGACCATTTATCTGAAACAAGAAGTGGGAAATTAGATCAATCAACATGCATCACAGGATTAGTCTCTGACAATTGTGTTGTCTCAGAGGACAAAACATTGATGAGTGAAG ACCGTGAAGAGCAAAGCCCTGTGTCCGGAGAACAGAGAGTTAGCTTGGAAGCAAATGCCAATGAGCCTGAGGAAAAGAACCTAGCTAACGTCACATCAACTGATCTCCACACCAAAAGTCTGCAGCATGATATTGACAGAATAGCTAAAGAGACTGATAAAG ATGTTTTGTCTTTGGTTTTCCCTATTGAAGAGCATGAAGAAAAATATGGAGTGAGCCCTATAGCTGTTGAAAAGTGCGTCTGTCGTGAAGCAAGTGCATGTGAATCTGCACGAAAACCCCTAACCGTTATCTTTTCTAACAATCTCCACACCAAACATCTGCAACATGATTGTGATGTGCTAATTAAGGAGACTGGTGAAG AAGTTTTAGCTCAGGAGAATTGTAATGACCAGCCTGTTCCTGCCCAGACTGACCAAGAAATTAAGTTAAACGATGAACTTGCTGATCCGG ATGTTTTAGCTCAGGAGAATTGTAATGACCAGCCCGTTCCTGCCCAGACTGACCTAGAAATTAAGTTACACGATGAACTTGCTGATCCGG ACCATGAAGAGCAAAGCCCTGTATCCGGAGAACGGAGAGTTAGCTTGGAAGCAAATGCCAACGAGCCTGAGGAAAAGAACCTAGCTAACGTCATATCAATTGATCTCCACACCAAAAGTCTGCAGCATGATAATGGCAGAATAGCTGAAGAGACTGATAAAG ATGTTTTGTCTTTTGTTTTCCCTATTGAAGAGCATGAAGAAAAATATGCAGTTAGCCCTATAGCCGTTGAAAAGAGCTTCCGTCAGGAAGCAAGTGCAATTGAATCTGCAGGAAAACCCCTAACTGTCATCTTTTCTAACGATCTCCACACCAAACATCTGCAACATGATTGTGATGTGCTAATTAAGGAGACTGGTGAAG AAGTTTTAGCTCAGGAGAATTGTAATGACCAGCCTGTTCCTGCCCAGACCGACCTAGAAATTAAGTTAAATGATGAACTTGCTGATCCGG ATGTTTTAGCTCAGGAGAATTGTAATGACCAGCCTGTTCCTGCCAACGAGCCTGAGGAAAAGAACCTAGCTAACGTCATATCAACTGATCTCCACACCAAAACTCTGCAGCATGATAATGACAGAATAGCTGAAGAGACTGATAAAG ACCATGAAGAGCAAAGCAATGTGTTCGGAGAACGGAGAGTTAGCTTGGAAGCAAATGCCAACGAGCCTGAGGAAAAGAACCTAGCTAACGTCATATCAACTGATCTCCACACCAAAACTCTGCAGCATGATAATGACAGAATAGCTGAAGAGACTGATAAAG ACCATGAAGAGCAAAGCAATGTGTCCGGAGAACGGAGAGTTAGCTTGGAAGCAAATGCCAACGAGCCTGAGGAAAAGAACCTAGCTAACGTCATATCAACTGATCTCCACACCAAAACTCTGCAGCATGATAATGACAGAATAGCTGAAGAGACTGATAAAG ATGTTTCGTCTTTGGTTTTCCCTATTGAAGAGCATGAAGAAAAATATGCAGTGAGCCCTATAGCTGTTGAAAAGAGCGTCAGTCGGGAAGCCAGTGCATGTGAATCTGCAGGAAAACCCCTAACTGTCATCTTTTCTAACGATCTCCACACCAAACATCTGCAACATGATTGTGATGTGCTAATTAAGGAGACTGGTGAAG ATGTTTTAGCTCAGGAGAATTGTAATGACCAGCCTGTTCCGGCCCAGACTGACCTAGAAATGAAGTTAAACGATGAACTTGCTGATCCGG AAGTTTTAGCTCAGGAGAATTGTAATGACCAGCCTGTTCTTGCTCAGACTGACCTAGAAACTAAGTTAAACGATGAACTTGCTGATCTGGCTATGGAATCAGGTTGTAGCATTACTGAAAGGAATGAAGGGCTTGTTGCTCATAATCTTGATCAAGAAG GTTTCCTTGAAGCAACACCAGAGTGCAAACAGGAATGTGGTTTGCCTGAGGAGACAGTAATTTCCTCAAAAGAAACAGGATCTCTGCTGTGTGCAGATCAATCACCAATTGGTCTGGAATCTTTATTTTCGCAAGAAAGCATAGTTGAATCAGTGGGGCATTGTGCACTTGCTTCAGCAACAACTCATACCGAAAATGGCTTTGATGATTCAAAAGATTGCCATAACAAGTCTGCACTTGAAAATGTTCATGTGCCAGAACCTTGTTCACACAATGATACTAAAGGAGGCATTTTTAAAAATGTTGATTGTATGCATACATCCCAGCGAGATGATAGAATGGAAG gagtaccagaggctaacactgaTGAAGAACATGTTCTGTCAGCCTTTTTGCTGGATGCAAATCACCTAAACGT AGTCATTAATTCTGAAGAAGTGGTTTGTGAGGGTGAAGATAGTAAGGAGCTTCTCCATTCGGAAGACTGTAAAGCTTCATCCGAGAAAACAGATGTGAATG ATGGCAATGTATATGGTATTAGTGATGCTGTAGTGAGATGTGCACTGCATGCTCCAGCCGATGATAATTATGAGATTTTTTTGGGTCCCAATACTGATGTACCACGTCAGGTTTATAATGACGGATGCAGTGATGTCAAAGAAGATCGATTTGCTTCCAAACCCTGGACAATTGATATTATTGAGGATGCCTCTGTCAAAGAAAGATCAAATTTAAAAGATTGGCAACTTGATTCCAAGTTGGAGGGCACAGAAATAGTGGAATCTGGCCTTTACTTCAATAAGGATATTGGTAACATTTTACATAGTGGATCTATTGGTGAAATAACTCCATCTGGTTCTGGTTTATCAAAAGATTCATCTGTGGACTATAGAGGGGAGGTTTTAGATGGCTTCTCAATGGAAGCATCTCTTGAAAGGTCTTCTACACGTGGGGAACAAAATGGTTGTAGACTAG ATGCTATTGAGAATCCTTCAATTACTTTAGCAACTTCTGGTTATAAGCATGAAGGTGCTTTATCTGAGGAAGCAGTGTACACAAAGAAGAATTACGCTGGAACATGCTTGTCAAATCCCAGGGAATTAATCATGGAGCTGCAATCCCATTTCTCAAAGGAAAACATAAATGAATCTGATCCTCATGACAGCCTTGTATTCCCAACTGCTGAAAATTCAGCAGATGAACAGCTGGTTAAAGTACACCATGGTTCTAATCTGTCTCAGTTAGGATTAACTGATCTGTTGGATGGACCAATTGGGTGTTCCAATACCGACGTGTTGTGCCAGTGTGACAATcataaaaatcaatccaatgaggACAAGGTAGAGGAAGTTGAGGCGGTGTCTGCTGCTAAATACATAGAAAGTGAAGTTGTGCTGCTCCCATCTCAAGAGAGATCAAATTTGAATAATGAGCAGCTTAACACCAAGTTGGAAAGCCCAAACATTATGGGATCTTGCCTTAACTGTGATAACGATGTTTGTAATACTTCGGACAATGGATCTGTTTTTGTCATTGGTAAAAGAACTCCATCTGCTTCTGGCTTACCAGAAGATTATCCTAAGGATAGTGACTTGCAACAACCGGTTTTAGATAGCTTCTCAGTGGTTTCATCTTTTCAAGACAATATATCTGGGAAGAAAACTGTTTCTGGTGTAGCAG GCAGTGAGATTCTTTCTTTAAGTTTAGCAACTCCTGATTATAAACATGAAGATGGTTTCTCTGAGGAAGCAGTATGCAGAACAAAGAATTATACTGGAACTTCCTCGGTAGATCCGAGGCATTTAGACATGGAGGGGCACTCTATTTACTCTGAGGGAG ATACATACCAAGGTCCTTGTCAAGATCTAGGCAGACATGAAGAACAAGAGAGCTGCATGTCTATTCCTATGCAAGCCAAAGAAAGTGGAG GGGTTTTGAGGTCTAGCCACACGAAAGGGTCAGTTACAGCAGCCCAAATTGATTTGGCAGGTGATGCCCATCTTATTGTGAG TGATAATGCTGCTGCCAAGCAAGTGTTTAGTGAGGAGAAAGAGGAAACaaaatctatctcttcttcagatattgATATCCTTCATGAAAAATCATACTCCAGTGGACACG ATGACCATGCTGCTTGTGCTGCCGAAACTCAGTTCTACCATCCACAGAAAGCATCTATATCTGATGGACTACATTTGGGTCCTAGTTCTTTGCAAGTAGAATCACTGGATGCTTTGGATAGCGATATACTGTATGTTAACACAGGAGTTCTCGAGCAGCATCATAAAGAGGGTTACTATGAACCCAGTGTCTACCAAATCACTTCAGGCATTTGCACAATGTCTGAAGCTGAACCATTCGAAGTTTTAGAAACTGGAAAAGATGTAAAAACGCCATCTAAGCTAGATGAGCAACTTAATCCTGGGTTGGACGGAGATGAAGCTGAGAAACACAGCTTAGACTGTGGTACAGACACCAGTCCTGTGATGAGCAAGAGAACCCTTTCTTCACCAGGATCAG GACCATGCCAGCAGTATGTAAATGAAAGCACCACCAGTACACAGTCGACTGATAATCACCCAAACGACCTACCCGCTCCGAGATCTCCTGAACAATCCGCGTGTTTTCAGAATGACAACGATTCGGGTTCAGTAG GCATTTGTCAAAGCAGCAGGCGAAGAGGTATAGATGAACTTTGCGGTAAGCTGCAGAGTTTCAAAGTTTCCAGCGCCGTAAAAGGAAGCTACGTAGCTATGGGTGCACCTCGTCCGAAGCCTGGGGACAGCACGAGCCGATCTGCAGCCGCGCTGCTCAGGAACATAGAGAACACAACTGCTGTTAAAGCTGGCCGTCCTCCTGTCAAGCCAAACGCCGATGGTAAGGACTCGTCTAGGCGAGCCCTGCAGCCCATAAGCGGAAGGCCTGACAGTAGGTAG